In the genome of Cyclopterus lumpus isolate fCycLum1 chromosome 19, fCycLum1.pri, whole genome shotgun sequence, the window CCTTGCCACCACTCTGCTACTCCAGGGTTTTAAAACCCAGGGGGTGGTACTTTCTGAAGATGCAGGTAGTTTTGGGTGGGATTTGCAGGGATGACGTCAAACATAGCATGCTTCAATTCGTGTACCGCTTCATTCTTAAACGAGGAACAACTCTAGTATTGATTTTAGCATTTTATTCTTTGCTTGATAACATTAAAAGTTAAGTATGACTTTGCTGGCCCCTTCCCGACTCATTGTGACTATAGATTGACTCTAGAAACGCAGACAACAACGGGTTGAAGGAACCCCTAAGTTTATTGAATACTAGTCCTGGGACTAAAATTGtcaattgtcattttttttttttcgcctgCAGTAATCTGATTTTGGACCTCATCCGAAatatttttagatttgtttGTCCACATTGATTGATCAAATAACTACATACTTGTATTCCCATCTGCCTGCTGCAGAGCCAGACTAATGACCGAAGATGCCTCTTTGATGCTTGATCATACTTGTTGGTTGTACATTTAATTTCTGATTACTGCCACAAATAAAGCTGCACTCCTTGACCTTGTCACGGCTATTAGTGACAGAAAAGCTGCTGGAGCATTCAGAATCTCGGGCATgaggtttttttaaaatcaaatgtttgGTGGAAATCTTCAACTAAAGTCTGGTAATTCCCacaaaaatctatttttcacTTTAGTGACAAAAGCGGATGACATTTTAAAGCGGTGCACTAAATTCAATCACTGTATCTTGGAAGTCTCCACCATACAGGCATGATTTATCAATGGAGAAAACTTAAAGATTAGAATATTGCATTGTGGTCATGCCTCTGTCTTTTCCAGATGTGATTGAAAGTCTGCATGAAGCTGCCTACAAGAATGCTCTCTGTAACTCCCTGTACTGTCCTAACCACATGGTTGGCAACATCCAGTCTGGGCATGTAAgtatttttcaaatgttatttttataaaGACATATGGTGTTAATATACCCATTTAAATCCTTCTAATGTTTTGTATTCTTTCACCAGCTGCATCAGTTTGTCCAGAACAATTTCACAAGCTCAAGAATGGCTCTTGTTGGACTTGGTAAGGAtcattatatatgtgtatagatATTTCTTTGTGAGTAATATACCCACTTTTTTTCATTAAGCGTAAGATGTTTGTCTTACCTTCAGGTGTGGACCACACGATGCTGACGCAAGTTGGGGAGCAATTCCTCAACATCCGCAGCGGGGCCGGCACCACAGGGGCCGAGGCTCAGTATCGCGGAGGTGAGCTGAACCGCCATCCAACAAATATAACTGCCAGCTCACAGCCTTCAACTTTTCAAGAGAATGCAACACCCTGAATTCCTCTCTCCAGGTGAGATTCGACTGCCCAGCATCAGCAGTCTGCTCCACTCAGCGGTGGTGAGCGAGTCGGCAGCAGCGGGCACCGGCGAGGCGATGGCTTTCAGTGTGCTGCAGCATCTACTGGGAGCTGGCCTGCATGTCAAGAGGGGCACATGCGCCTCCAGCAAACTGGTCCAGGGTGTTGCTAAGGCAACTGCTGACCCCTTTGATGTGAGTGATTgtcatgtttttaatataaactTATTAAACGGTTCATACGTCGGGGCCTTGACTGGTTAAAATCATAATGTCAACATTTCTCcccatttttcctttttgaacAGGTCAGCGCTTTCAACTCCAGCTACTCTGACTCTGGTCTGTTTGGACTCTACACCATTTCCCAGCCTGCAGCTGCCGGTGATGTGAGTATCCAAAAGTCACGACAAGAGTCTGTTCAACAAAGTAGCTGCAACACTGGCAACAGGAAGGTGTCTTGGTGTAATATctgtcctcctccgtctctccagGTGATTAAGGCCGCTCTTGCTGAGGTGAAGGCTGTTGCTGATGGTGGAGTCACAGCCGCCGACCTCACTCGGGCCAAGTAAGccattcagacagacagagacgcTACTTCAATATCTAGCCTCTAAATTATGATTTAAGAAGTcagtttttacatttctattcCAGTTTACAATACACACCACTGAAATCGGCCTAATGGTAAAAAAGATTCCATGGATGTGATGAAGCTATGCGAGCACTACTTTTAAGTAATTTCGGGTTACTACCTCCAGAACATGACCGAATGTGATTAAGCATGCAGTATATTTCAATGAGCagtaaaaggaatagtttgacatatCAAACTTTGTGCCTGTAACTTTTGAAACTGTACGTCTAAGAAACAAaattgtttctgtttattttgctgCTCCTCTTACAAATTTTGAGCAATCGTCACCAAATTTAGGACAGAACATCTCTGTGCTGGAAAAGGtacatttttttcagattttggATCTTAGTTTTGATGACAGTTTTACTAGAACTGGCCCTCCAAAGTTTGCTTAAACACTTTGGGCATCGCTTGTATCACGAAACAAATGTATCTCCTGATAGCTTTGTGCTATGGCTACCACATTTGGTGATCATGGAGAATGTGGTGCCAtttggccagtaggtggcgcagTTATATCTAACTATAAGGAAGgaattgtctgtctgtgtattatGGGCTTTCATCCAGTCAACTTGGCAGGTGCAAGCAGCGGTAAACTGGactaattaaaacatataaTTTCACTCCGTCAAGTCAAAAGTTTTCCTCCTCGTTTGCGTTATTGCAGCTTCTGATGAGCTCGTCTCTGTTTGCTCTGCAGAGCCCAGCTGAAGGGGCAGTTCCTGATGTCACTGGAGACTTCGGAGGGTTTGCTGGAGACCATAGGCACTCAGGCTCTGGCCGAGGGATCCTACTGCTCCGCTGAGGAAGTCTCCAAAAACATTGACAACGTCTCCTTGACGGATGTCTCCAACGTAAGACGATGCTCGGTTATTAAGATGGGACCTAGTCATATAATTCACATTAGTTAGATCACAATTTTAAGAGTTTAatttacatgtgtttttgtcGTTCCTAATAGTGCTCTTaactttctttctgtttatttgCAGGCTGCCAAGAAATTTGTGACTGGCAAGAAGACGATGGCATCCAGCGGCAACCTCATAAAAACACCCTTCGTGGATGAGATCTAAAGCCCCTCCATCGCTACCTCGTACTGTAGGCAGCAGACGTTGTTTCCTCTACATCTTGACGGAAAAAAACAAGTGGTCAAAATGATGTTGTTCTGAGTGATATAATGTCATGACACCACTGGGTATTTATAGGTGCTGTAACCGTATCTTTTCAGTTGATGCTGCTCTGTTGCATCACAATATCGTGCTCTGCTCATCTGTCCACATTAACTGTATAgctaatgtaaaaataatgaataaattcTATCTACCTGACAGAGTTGTAAAGTGTTTTTGAAAGTACAATATCCAATATGAGTTTCATCTTGACAGTGGaaacaaacatttcacaaaaacaaTCCTGACTCCACTTGTTTGCTTGTTCTTGAGCTTCTGATACAATCGGACTAAATGGGAATGATCATGTGCTCCAAATAATGTAACCTTTAAACAACTACAGTTCTATTGTAATTGGGCTACAATAATCTGCTGATGAAAACCGTGTCATACAATCGAAAGCTCCAGCgcgagtttttaaaaaaaatttagtTTCACAACTTTGGAGACTTTGGAGCCCCGAGAGAAGCAAAAGTGCCACTTTGTAGATGTGACtccacgagtgtgtgtgtgcgtgtggtgggtgggggggggggggggggttaaactGGCGGAATGTGCCCCCAGATGTGTTGGGAAACCATTTGAATCGGTCAGCCCTACATAACATGATGATGCAAACAGTACCAGGAGCGCGAGGAGCAATCTTCAGATTCTCTCGCGAGATTTG includes:
- the LOC117748835 gene encoding cytochrome b-c1 complex subunit 2, mitochondrial, whose product is MKGIRGISQLSTRLYAAQAARKVEFTGAAEHAKFQPQDVQVTRLPSGLVIASLENYSPASKIGVFVKAGCRYETPDNQGVTHLLRLASNLTTKGASSFKICRGVEAVGGNLSVTSSRENMIYTVDCLRDDIDTVMEYLINVTTAPEFRAWEVSELTPRVKMDKAQAAHSTQIDVIESLHEAAYKNALCNSLYCPNHMVGNIQSGHLHQFVQNNFTSSRMALVGLGVDHTMLTQVGEQFLNIRSGAGTTGAEAQYRGGEIRLPSISSLLHSAVVSESAAAGTGEAMAFSVLQHLLGAGLHVKRGTCASSKLVQGVAKATADPFDVSAFNSSYSDSGLFGLYTISQPAAAGDVIKAALAEVKAVADGGVTAADLTRAKAQLKGQFLMSLETSEGLLETIGTQALAEGSYCSAEEVSKNIDNVSLTDVSNAAKKFVTGKKTMASSGNLIKTPFVDEI